Proteins encoded in a region of the Deltaproteobacteria bacterium genome:
- a CDS encoding ABC transporter substrate-binding protein — protein MKRLIVAILFIVMNAGALYAADVKLGVVFGYTGPIESLTPQMAAGAELAMKEVSDSGALLGGAKVISVRADSTCGDAAAGSAATERIVTSDKVNAIVGGDCSGVTIAMLGNVAKPNGIVMISPSATSPALSTIEDNGLFFRTAPSDARQGAIVADILKDMGIKEAALTYTNNDYGKGLADSIAANVKKGGGKITISAPHEDGKGDYSAEVAALAAAGGDILIVAGYADQGGKGIIQGALDTGAFDKFYLPDGMISDSLTKAIGKDLEGAIGAHPGTDSPGKTKLDEIAKAANVKSDSPFVGESYDAAALIMLAMQAAKSAESGKLKDKVLMVANAPGEKIYPGELAKALKIIAGGGDVDYVGASAVELIGPGESAGNYRQIVVKGGKITTVKFR, from the coding sequence ATGAAAAGGCTGATTGTTGCTATTCTGTTCATTGTCATGAACGCTGGCGCGCTCTACGCCGCCGACGTCAAGCTGGGCGTGGTTTTCGGATACACCGGACCCATCGAATCGCTGACACCCCAAATGGCGGCGGGCGCCGAGCTTGCCATGAAGGAGGTCAGTGACAGCGGCGCGTTGCTTGGCGGCGCCAAGGTGATTTCCGTACGCGCCGATTCCACCTGCGGCGACGCCGCGGCCGGATCCGCGGCGACCGAGCGCATCGTCACCTCGGACAAGGTCAACGCCATCGTCGGCGGCGACTGTTCGGGCGTCACCATCGCCATGCTCGGGAACGTGGCCAAGCCCAACGGTATCGTGATGATCTCGCCGTCGGCCACCTCCCCGGCACTGTCCACCATCGAGGACAACGGCCTCTTCTTCCGCACCGCGCCGTCCGACGCCCGCCAGGGCGCGATCGTCGCGGACATCCTGAAGGACATGGGGATCAAGGAGGCCGCGCTGACCTACACCAACAACGACTACGGCAAGGGTCTGGCGGACAGCATCGCCGCCAACGTGAAGAAGGGCGGCGGCAAGATTACGATCTCGGCCCCCCACGAGGACGGCAAGGGCGACTACAGCGCGGAGGTGGCGGCACTGGCCGCGGCGGGCGGCGACATCCTGATCGTGGCCGGTTACGCCGACCAGGGCGGCAAGGGCATCATCCAGGGCGCCCTCGACACCGGCGCTTTCGACAAGTTCTATCTGCCTGACGGCATGATCAGCGATTCCTTGACCAAAGCCATCGGCAAGGACCTCGAAGGCGCCATCGGCGCCCATCCAGGCACCGACAGTCCGGGGAAAACCAAGCTCGACGAGATCGCCAAGGCGGCCAATGTGAAATCGGACAGTCCCTTCGTGGGCGAATCGTATGACGCGGCCGCCCTGATCATGCTGGCCATGCAGGCGGCGAAGTCGGCCGAGAGCGGCAAGCTCAAGGACAAGGTCTTGATGGTGGCCAACGCCCCGGGCGAGAAGATCTATCCGGGTGAGCTGGCCAAGGCGCTCAAGATCATCGCCGGCGGCGGTGACGTGGACTACGTCGGCGCCTCGGCGGTGGAACTGATCGGCCCGGGCGAGAGCGCCGGCAACTACCGCCAGATCGTCGTCAAGGGCGGCAAGATCACGACAGTCAAGTTCCGGTAG
- a CDS encoding sulfite exporter TauE/SafE family protein — MELDGTLVLVAAAIFFAGFVKGATGMGFPLIATPMLTLLLDIRMAIVVLLIPSVVMDLSQIFRRGIPTEMFRRFSSMFLFALAGVFLGTWELTQLPLWALNLILGSVVVVFAASGLFAFTLTTPPRAERFMSPVMGFAGGLCLGLTNTMGPVMAVYLHGLRLDKADFVKAISTAFIMAKFWQVVAISTWGLFTVEALKLSLFVTGFILASFYVGLRVQDRVPQKTFNRAILALLIGTGIMLVYRALSEA, encoded by the coding sequence GTGGAGCTTGACGGGACTCTGGTCCTGGTAGCCGCCGCCATCTTCTTCGCCGGCTTCGTCAAGGGCGCCACCGGCATGGGGTTCCCCCTCATCGCCACGCCCATGCTGACCCTGCTGCTCGACATCCGCATGGCCATCGTCGTGCTGCTGATCCCCAGCGTGGTCATGGACCTGAGCCAGATCTTCCGCCGGGGCATTCCCACCGAGATGTTCCGGCGCTTCTCGTCCATGTTCCTGTTCGCGCTGGCGGGCGTGTTCCTCGGCACCTGGGAGCTGACCCAGCTCCCGTTGTGGGCGCTGAACCTCATCCTGGGGAGCGTGGTGGTGGTGTTCGCGGCATCGGGCCTGTTCGCCTTCACGCTGACCACGCCGCCGCGCGCGGAGCGGTTCATGTCGCCGGTGATGGGGTTCGCCGGGGGGCTCTGCCTGGGCCTCACCAACACCATGGGGCCCGTCATGGCGGTTTACCTCCATGGCCTGCGCCTGGACAAGGCCGACTTCGTCAAGGCCATCTCCACCGCGTTCATCATGGCGAAGTTCTGGCAGGTGGTCGCCATCTCCACGTGGGGCCTGTTCACGGTCGAGGCGCTGAAGCTGTCGCTCTTCGTCACCGGGTTCATTCTGGCGAGCTTCTACGTGGGCCTGCGCGTTCAGGACCGGGTCCCGCAGAAAACGTTCAACCGGGCCATCCTGGCGCTGCTGATCGGCACCGGGATCATGCTGGTCTACCGCGCCTTGAGCGAAGCCTAG
- a CDS encoding amino acid ABC transporter substrate-binding protein: MAVSLASAGTLDDVRQRGELICGINTGLVGFAAPDDKGVWKGFDVDVCRAVAAAVFGDANKLKYKNLTGKTRFTALRSAEIDMLSRNTTWTFSRDVDLQLTFVGINYYDGQGFMAPKKLGVKSAKDLAGASVCIQTGTTTELNLADYFRANNMKYEPVPIETNTEARTNYLAGRCDVYTTDRSGLAATRAATDNPDDHVVLPEIISKEPLGPLVRHGDDQWADIVRWSLNAMIAAEEMGVTSKNVKAMAAKENKNKEVNRLLGVEELQGRERLGLSKDWAVNIIAQVGNYGEVFEKHLGKKPPIALDRGLNAQWTNGGLLYAPPFR; the protein is encoded by the coding sequence ATGGCCGTCTCCCTCGCATCGGCGGGGACCTTGGACGACGTCCGCCAGCGCGGCGAACTGATCTGCGGCATCAACACCGGCTTGGTGGGTTTTGCCGCGCCGGACGACAAGGGCGTGTGGAAGGGCTTCGACGTCGACGTGTGCCGGGCGGTGGCCGCCGCGGTATTCGGCGACGCCAACAAACTCAAGTACAAGAACCTCACCGGCAAGACGCGTTTCACCGCGCTGCGTTCGGCCGAGATCGACATGCTGTCGCGCAACACGACCTGGACCTTCAGCCGGGACGTGGACCTGCAGCTCACCTTCGTGGGCATCAACTACTACGACGGCCAGGGCTTCATGGCGCCGAAGAAGCTCGGCGTCAAGTCCGCCAAGGACCTCGCCGGCGCTTCGGTCTGCATCCAGACCGGCACCACCACGGAGTTGAACCTCGCGGACTACTTCCGCGCCAACAACATGAAGTATGAGCCGGTGCCCATCGAGACCAACACCGAGGCGCGCACCAACTACCTGGCCGGCCGCTGCGACGTGTACACCACCGACCGCTCCGGTCTGGCGGCCACCCGCGCCGCCACCGACAACCCGGACGACCACGTGGTTCTGCCGGAAATCATCTCCAAGGAGCCGCTGGGTCCGCTCGTGCGGCACGGCGACGACCAGTGGGCGGACATCGTGCGCTGGTCCCTCAACGCCATGATCGCGGCCGAGGAGATGGGCGTCACCTCCAAGAACGTGAAGGCGATGGCGGCGAAGGAAAACAAGAACAAGGAGGTCAACCGCCTGCTCGGTGTCGAGGAGTTGCAGGGCCGCGAGCGGCTGGGGTTGTCCAAGGACTGGGCGGTGAACATCATCGCGCAGGTGGGCAACTACGGCGAGGTCTTCGAGAAGCACCTCGGCAAGAAGCCCCCCATCGCCCTCGATCGGGGACTCAACGCCCAGTGGACGAACGGCGGACTGCTCTACGCCCCGCCGTTCCGGTAG
- a CDS encoding branched-chain amino acid ABC transporter permease: MAALICLVGAGQSWPLALTILNLCLISAVMTLGVNIQWGYAGLFNAGVMGFTAMGGLAGVLVTMPPVGAAWQAGGAGVVLALALALVTIAAAVLVHRRVRRPPYRRLAVALVVAAGYFAARALFEPAVRAIEAVDPSRTGYLGGFGLPVVLSWFVGGALAAGAAWAAGKISLGLRADYLAIATLGISEIIVAFLKYEEWLARGVKNVTGLPRPVPYEVDLQAAVWFREWAESLGASPVELSSIVVKLSYAGLFALVLLVLMWLSEAALRAPWGRMMRAIRDNETAAEAMGKDVTARHLQVFVLGSAVVGIAGAMLVTLDGQFTPTTYHPLRFTFLIWVMVIVGGSGNNWGAVLGGFLVWYVWVEAEPLGLWLMDLLTSPLGADNPLRIHLMDSAAHMRLVVMGVVLLLVLRFAPRGLIPEERR; encoded by the coding sequence ATGGCGGCGCTCATCTGCCTCGTGGGCGCCGGCCAGAGCTGGCCCCTGGCGCTGACGATCCTGAACCTGTGCCTGATCTCGGCCGTCATGACGCTGGGGGTGAACATCCAGTGGGGCTATGCCGGTCTGTTCAACGCCGGGGTCATGGGCTTCACCGCCATGGGCGGACTGGCGGGGGTGCTGGTGACCATGCCGCCGGTGGGGGCGGCGTGGCAGGCGGGCGGCGCGGGCGTGGTGCTGGCCCTGGCGCTGGCGCTCGTCACCATCGCGGCCGCGGTGCTGGTCCACCGCAGGGTGCGGCGGCCGCCCTACCGCAGGCTGGCGGTGGCGCTGGTGGTGGCGGCCGGCTACTTCGCGGCCCGGGCGCTGTTCGAGCCCGCGGTACGTGCCATCGAGGCGGTGGACCCGTCGCGCACCGGCTACCTCGGCGGCTTCGGCCTGCCCGTCGTCCTGTCGTGGTTCGTGGGCGGCGCGCTGGCCGCGGGCGCGGCCTGGGCCGCGGGCAAGATCAGCCTCGGGCTGCGCGCCGACTATCTCGCCATCGCTACCCTGGGAATCTCCGAGATCATCGTCGCCTTTCTCAAGTACGAGGAATGGCTGGCGCGGGGCGTGAAGAACGTCACCGGCCTGCCCCGGCCGGTGCCTTACGAGGTGGACCTTCAAGCCGCCGTATGGTTCCGGGAATGGGCGGAAAGCCTCGGCGCATCTCCGGTGGAGCTGTCTTCCATCGTGGTGAAGCTTTCCTACGCGGGTCTCTTCGCGCTGGTGCTGCTGGTGCTGATGTGGCTCTCCGAGGCGGCGCTGCGAGCGCCTTGGGGACGCATGATGCGCGCCATCAGGGACAACGAGACCGCGGCCGAGGCCATGGGCAAGGACGTCACGGCGCGGCACCTGCAAGTGTTCGTGCTGGGCTCGGCCGTGGTGGGCATCGCCGGCGCCATGCTCGTCACCCTGGACGGGCAGTTCACGCCCACCACCTACCACCCGTTGCGCTTTACCTTCCTCATCTGGGTCATGGTCATCGTCGGCGGCTCCGGCAACAACTGGGGCGCCGTCCTCGGCGGTTTCCTGGTGTGGTACGTCTGGGTGGAAGCCGAGCCCCTGGGCCTCTGGCTGATGGACTTGCTGACCTCCCCCCTGGGCGCGGACAACCCGCTTCGCATCCACCTCATGGACAGCGCCGCCCACATGCGTCTGGTGGTGATGGGGGTGGTGCTCCTGCTGGTGCTGCGCTTCGCTCCGCGGGGGCTGATCCCGGAGGAACGCCGTTAA
- a CDS encoding ABC transporter ATP-binding protein — translation MRSGHRHGRGKGADPRVLSGGAIRRAGHRGLSRPRVGDARGATLVSFLTGADLVGGYGGPDILRGCAIAAERGEITVVVGPNGAGKSTAMRALFGMLTLRSGSVRLAGEDITALAPQARARKGMGFVPQTDNVFRSLTVQENLEMGAFVRTDDIAGTLDEVYGLFPALKDKRRQPAGELSGGQRQQVAIGRALMNRPRALMLDEPSAGVSPIVTHELFERILDIAQSGVAVLIVEQNARQALELADKGYVLVQGRNRFTGTGKMLLANAEVRQSFLGG, via the coding sequence GTGCGATCCGGTCATCGTCATGGCCGAGGGAAGGGTGCTGACCCAAGGGTCCTTTCCGGAGGTGCAATCCGACGAGCGGGTCATCGAGGCCTATCTCGGCCGCGGGTTGGTGACGCGCGAGGAGCGACGCTTGTGAGCTTTCTGACCGGCGCGGACCTCGTCGGCGGCTATGGCGGCCCGGACATCCTCCGGGGTTGCGCCATCGCCGCGGAGCGCGGCGAGATCACCGTGGTGGTGGGTCCCAACGGCGCCGGCAAGTCCACGGCCATGCGCGCGCTCTTCGGCATGCTGACGCTTCGCTCGGGGTCGGTGCGCCTCGCCGGCGAGGACATCACCGCGCTGGCGCCGCAGGCGCGGGCGCGCAAGGGCATGGGGTTCGTGCCGCAGACCGACAACGTGTTCCGCTCGCTGACGGTGCAGGAGAACCTGGAGATGGGCGCGTTCGTCCGCACCGACGACATCGCCGGCACCCTGGACGAGGTCTACGGCCTGTTCCCGGCGCTGAAGGACAAGCGCCGGCAGCCCGCCGGTGAGTTGTCCGGCGGCCAGCGCCAGCAGGTGGCCATCGGCCGCGCGCTGATGAACCGGCCGCGGGCGCTCATGCTCGACGAGCCCAGCGCCGGGGTTTCGCCCATCGTCACCCACGAGCTATTCGAACGCATTCTCGACATCGCCCAGAGCGGCGTCGCCGTGCTGATCGTGGAACAGAACGCGCGCCAGGCCCTGGAACTGGCGGACAAGGGCTACGTCCTGGTGCAGGGCCGCAACCGCTTCACCGGCACCGGAAAGATGCTGCTGGCCAACGCCGAGGTCCGGCAATCGTTTCTCGGGGGGTGA
- a CDS encoding branched-chain amino acid ABC transporter permease has product MEDIVNAIVLVTNFLVIPATAYGCQLALGAMGVTLVYGVLRFSNFAHGEIMAFGAMVTVLFTWLLQYGGVTLGPLPTALLALPAGMAATAALCLLTDRWVFRFYRRSRAQPVLLLVVSVGVMFVLNGIIRFVIGPADRVFTDGARFLFTVREFRAWSGLSEGLAIKTTQTLSVVVAVVLVAALFWFLERTRTGKSMRAFSDNEDLALLSGINPERVVAVTWLIVGCLAAVAGTLYGLDKSFKPFTFLQLLLPIFAAAIVGGLGNPLGAIVGGFVVAFSEVFLTYPYRKFLAYLGPEGWRPDGLVQFLSTDYKFAVSFFILVVVLLVKPTGIFSGKSS; this is encoded by the coding sequence TTGGAAGACATCGTCAACGCGATCGTCCTGGTCACCAACTTCCTGGTGATTCCCGCCACCGCCTACGGCTGCCAGCTCGCCCTCGGCGCCATGGGGGTCACGCTGGTGTACGGCGTCCTGCGCTTCTCCAACTTCGCCCACGGCGAGATCATGGCCTTCGGCGCCATGGTCACCGTCCTGTTCACCTGGCTGCTGCAGTACGGGGGCGTGACCCTCGGGCCGCTGCCCACGGCGCTGCTGGCGCTGCCCGCGGGCATGGCGGCCACCGCCGCGCTGTGCCTGCTGACGGACCGCTGGGTCTTCCGCTTCTACCGGCGCAGCCGGGCGCAGCCGGTGCTGCTGCTGGTGGTGTCGGTGGGGGTCATGTTCGTCCTCAACGGAATCATCCGCTTCGTCATCGGACCGGCCGACCGGGTCTTCACGGACGGCGCCCGCTTCCTGTTCACGGTGCGGGAGTTCAGGGCCTGGAGCGGGTTGTCCGAGGGCCTCGCCATCAAGACCACCCAGACGCTCAGCGTGGTGGTGGCGGTGGTGCTGGTGGCGGCGCTCTTCTGGTTCCTGGAGAGGACCCGCACCGGCAAGTCCATGCGCGCCTTCTCGGACAACGAGGACCTGGCCCTGCTGTCCGGCATCAACCCCGAACGGGTGGTGGCGGTGACCTGGCTCATCGTCGGCTGTCTCGCGGCCGTGGCGGGGACCCTGTACGGCCTGGACAAAAGCTTCAAGCCGTTCACCTTTCTGCAGCTACTCCTGCCCATCTTCGCCGCGGCCATCGTCGGCGGCCTGGGCAATCCCCTGGGCGCAATCGTCGGCGGCTTCGTGGTGGCCTTCTCCGAGGTGTTTCTGACCTACCCCTACCGGAAATTCCTGGCGTACCTGGGGCCGGAGGGTTGGCGCCCCGACGGCCTGGTGCAGTTCCTCTCCACCGATTACAAGTTCGCTGTGTCTTTCTTCATCCTGGTGGTCGTGCTGCTGGTGAAGCCCACCGGAATCTTCAGCGGGAAGTCGTCATGA